In Archocentrus centrarchus isolate MPI-CPG fArcCen1 chromosome 22, fArcCen1, whole genome shotgun sequence, one DNA window encodes the following:
- the mbip gene encoding MAP3K12-binding inhibitory protein 1, producing MAETMKLSKNHAPPSASSKMSSYRDCMDTLLQLLAVFGKELKLGDAALKIDVNPSAVNLPSSPPTHVYSCLKGHITKLQALSESLQALVDAEGDRSSLKNTSEDVVTSSSGRTQAATQSEHHSHSSGAAESKTAADDVMIQIRAGKSEIERRISAFMERKQMEINENNVREFCNVIDCNQENSCARTDAVFTPYPGFKSHVKVTRVVNTYGPQTRSGGDQGEAGEQQRGLVMRDCGNAAIEERLNNIEAHLKLPAVGPVPLSVYHRLKKLEDRILELEGLSPEYFQSSSHLHKRQKTSPAQSCSLTELDEKISAVKAALLKRATEFGPGYGTDCSL from the exons ATGGCGGAAACAATGAAGCTAAGTAAAAATCATGCTCCTCCCAGTGCTTCCAGTAAAATGTCCAGCTACAGAGACTGCATGGACACGTTACTGCAGCTGTTAGCAGTCTTCGGAAAAGAG CTGAAATTAGGGGATGCTGCTTTGAAAATAGATGTCAACCCCAGCGCTGTGAATCTTCCATCATCTCCACCTACtcatgtttacagctgtttaaaagGACATATCACTAAACTACAG GCTCTTTCAGAAAGCCTACAGGCATTGGTGGATGCTGAGGGTGATAGATCCTCTTTAAAGAACACATCAGAAGATGTTGTCACGTCATCTTCAGGCAGAACACAAGCGGCTACACAGTCTGAGCACCATTCACACAGCTCGGGGGCTGCGGAGAGCAAGACGGCGGCTGATGACGTCATGATTCAGATCAGAGCCGGGAAGTCAGAG ATTGAGCGAAGAATATCTGCATTTATGGAACGCAAGCAGATGGAGATCAATGAAAACAATGTACGCGAGTTTTGCAACGTGATCGACTGCAATCAGG AAAACAGCTGTGCCAGAACAGATGCAGTATTCACTCCGTACCCAGGATTTAAAAGCCACGTAAAAG TCACACGGGTGGTAAACACTTACGGACCACAGACCCGTAGTGGGGGAGACCAAGGAGAGGCTGGGGAGCAACAGAGGGGGCTAGTGATGAGAGACTGTGGAAATGCAGCCATAGAGGAACGACTTAACAACATCGAGGCTCACCTGAAACTTCCAGCAG TGGGTCCAGTCCCATTGAGTGTCTACCACAGACTCAAGAAGCTGGAGGATCGAATCCTCGAGTTGGAGGGACTCTCGCCTGAGTACTTTCAATCCTCA AGTCACCTGCACAAGCGACAAAAGACATCCCCTGCTCAGTCCTGCAGCCTGACAGAGCTGGATGAGAAGATAAGCGCAGTGAAAGCGGCTCTGCTGAAGAGGGCGACTGAGTTTGGGCCTGGATATGGAACAGATTGTTCATTGTGA